Part of the Planococcus plakortidis genome is shown below.
CAAGAAAATCCGCCAAAGCGGCGGGCGCATGAAAGGGCCGAAAAAGCGTCAGCAAGCCGATAACGATAAGTTTCGCGACAGCCTGGCGCATATATTGGGAACTTGAAAGACCTGCAGTCAAGCAGGTCTTTTTTCTTTGGGCCAGGCACGTCATGCCCATCGCTGTGGCGAATAATTTTCAGGCGATAGGGAATATAAACGGATATGAATGGATAGGGAGGAATATGCCATGAAGAAAATAGCGGTTATCGTGACGAATCATAAAAAATTAGGGCATCGTGGCAAAAAGACTGGCTTATGGTTGCGGGAATTGACGGATTTCTATCACGAAGTAAAGGATGACTTCGAAATCGATATCATCAGCCCAAAAGCAGCAAAAGTGCCGATCGACCCGAGGAGCCTTCCGGCAGCAGTGATCAATGGCCGGACCCGCCATTATTACTTGGACAAAAAAATCCAGCGGCAATTGGACCGGCCGTTGACACCAGGCGAAGTGAAAGCTGATGAATATGCCGGCATTTACTTTACCGGCGGGCACGGAACCATGTGGGATTTTCCGGACAATCAGGAATTGCAGCGGATGACTGCAAATATCTACGAAAAAGGCGGCATCGTGGCAGCCGTCTGCCACGGGCCAAGCGGATTATTGAATGTCCGCCTGTCCGACGGGAGCCCTTTGTTATCGGGGCATTTGGCTACAGGGTTTTCGGACCTGGAAGAAAAATTGCTCGGCCTCTATAAAGATATCCCTTTTTCCTTGCAGCATGAAATGAAAGAACGGGGAGCACTTGTCCAAATCGCCCAGTTGCCGCTCGAAACTTGTGTCATTGAGTCGGGACGCCTGATCACCGGGCAAAATCCCGCCTCTGCTTCAGGTGTCGGGGAAAAGATGCGCGAGCAATTGAAAGACATGGACCGCTATGCGTACCAGGCGAGATTAAATGGGCCAAAAGAATCGTGAGTGAAAAAATCGCCTGTTTGCTTAAAATCCAGCATTCAGGGTATACAGAAAAGAAGTGACAGAAAGACGCATTATTTTGGAGGGATTCTGATGAAGAAATCAACGGTGAATACAGTAGTGGGCAGCGCGCTTGCAGCAGCTGCGGGAATTTTCGTCTACAAAGCATATCAAGAGAAAAATACAGTCCGCGTCCAAGAAGACATCGACATGCACAACAGCAAGGAAATCGATGAGCGCGAAAGTGTCTACGCCATCGAAGATTCAAGTGAACAGGGACTCTCGCAATTAGATTCCGCTTACCGGGAGGAATGGCAAGCGAACGCTTTCCCGCAAACCCAGAAGGAATTGCGCGAACTCGAAGAAGACAAATAAATCCCACGAGCGGGCGAAGGCAGAAAAACATCTGCCTTCGCTTTTTCTTCGTGTATCATTTGAATAGAGCGAAAAACTTGAAAGGAGTGTCCGCAAATGTGGATCCGGAAGCCATTTTTTGAATACACGGCAGGCGTATTATTGCTCGCCCTAACCTTATACGTACTCAGCAAGTTGGACTATATTTGGGAACCGATCCGTGTCATCATCGCCACGCTTTTTGCGCCGATTGTCATCGCAGGGATTTTATACTACCTGCTCCGGCCGTTGGTCCGGCTGCTCGCCCGCCGCATGCCGAAAATCGCCGGCATCGGGATTGTCTTTACGGTGATCGTCCTCGTATTTGCGAGCCTCGCCTATTTCTTCGGGCCGACCTTGATGGAGCAAGGGAAAAGCCTAGTGGATTTGGCCCCTGAGAAAATGGAGGAAATGAGTTCGGAATCGAATAACCTCTTGAAGGGATTTGAATTCGGCGGCATTTCCGGACAGGAGATCAGCGACCGCATCTACGGCTATGCCGAGAGCCTCTCGAGCAATTTGTTCGAAAATGTCATCGATATCCTGGGGATGCTGGTGAATGCGGCAATCGTCTTGATTGTCGTGCCGTTCATCTTGTTCTTCCTGTTGAAAGATGACGATAAATTCATCCCGTATTCGGTCAAGCGCCTCCCGGAAGACCATAAGCCGGAGGGGAAGAAGTTATTGAAGGATTTGGACGAAACTTTATCGACCTTTGTGGTCGGCCAGGCGATTGTTGCAGGGGTGATCGGGGTCTTGATGTATATCGGCTATTTGATCATCGGGCTGGAGTACGCATTGACGCTTGCGGTTTTTGCGATGTTCCTCGTGGTTGTGCCGTTTCTCGGGCCGATTATCGGGATCATCCCGGCAATTTTCGTCGCGCTTTTCAACGACGGCTTGTTCATGGCGGTTAAAGTCGTCCTTGTGTTATTGGTGGTCCAGCAGCTTGAAGGCAACCTCGTCACGCCGAACGTCATGGGCAACCGGCTCCATGTCCATCCCTTGACGATCATCTTGCTGTTGATGGTGGCGGGTTCTTTGTATGGCTTTATCGGAATTTTGATCGCCATCCCGACTTATGCAGTCTTGAAGACGCTTGCCCATAATTTCCGTTTGTTTTACAGGCTCCACAAAAAACGCGCCGTCAGCCATTAAGAGTAGTCATTTAGGCGCAAGCCTGCATCCTCTATCCTAGTTAATTTCATTCTAAAGGTTCTGAATTTGCAAATATTGTGATATATTAGTCAGTAGAATGACCATTACCGAATAGAGGGGGATGTATTAAATGAAGAAATGGACATTATTGGCATTATTGCTAGCAGTTCTTACAGTGCTTGCTGCATGTGGCGATTCGGAAGAAGAGTCGGGCGGCGGTGAATCCGGCGGAGGCGAGGGGGATGTCTACCGCGTCGGTATCGACACCACGTACCCACCATTTGAATTTGAAAAAGACGGCGAATACACGGGGATCGATATCGACTTGATCAATGCCATTGCAGAAAACCAAGGCTTTGAAATCGAGTTCAACCCGATGGACTTCGGGGGCATCATCCCAGCGCTTCAAGCGGGGCAATTGGACGTTGCGATTGCGGGGATGAGTATCACGGATGAGCGAAAAGAAATCGTGGATTTCTCGGATCCTTATTTCGATGCGGGCCTTTCCTTGGTTGTAGCGGAAGACAATAGCGACATCACATCACTTGAAGATTTGGAAGGCAAGACAGTTGCCGTGAAGAGCGGTACGACTGGCGCTCAATTCGCGCGCGAC
Proteins encoded:
- a CDS encoding type 1 glutamine amidotransferase domain-containing protein; translated protein: MKKIAVIVTNHKKLGHRGKKTGLWLRELTDFYHEVKDDFEIDIISPKAAKVPIDPRSLPAAVINGRTRHYYLDKKIQRQLDRPLTPGEVKADEYAGIYFTGGHGTMWDFPDNQELQRMTANIYEKGGIVAAVCHGPSGLLNVRLSDGSPLLSGHLATGFSDLEEKLLGLYKDIPFSLQHEMKERGALVQIAQLPLETCVIESGRLITGQNPASASGVGEKMREQLKDMDRYAYQARLNGPKES
- a CDS encoding AI-2E family transporter encodes the protein MWIRKPFFEYTAGVLLLALTLYVLSKLDYIWEPIRVIIATLFAPIVIAGILYYLLRPLVRLLARRMPKIAGIGIVFTVIVLVFASLAYFFGPTLMEQGKSLVDLAPEKMEEMSSESNNLLKGFEFGGISGQEISDRIYGYAESLSSNLFENVIDILGMLVNAAIVLIVVPFILFFLLKDDDKFIPYSVKRLPEDHKPEGKKLLKDLDETLSTFVVGQAIVAGVIGVLMYIGYLIIGLEYALTLAVFAMFLVVVPFLGPIIGIIPAIFVALFNDGLFMAVKVVLVLLVVQQLEGNLVTPNVMGNRLHVHPLTIILLLMVAGSLYGFIGILIAIPTYAVLKTLAHNFRLFYRLHKKRAVSH
- a CDS encoding transporter substrate-binding domain-containing protein translates to MKKWTLLALLLAVLTVLAACGDSEEESGGGESGGGEGDVYRVGIDTTYPPFEFEKDGEYTGIDIDLINAIAENQGFEIEFNPMDFGGIIPALQAGQLDVAIAGMSITDERKEIVDFSDPYFDAGLSLVVAEDNSDITSLEDLEGKTVAVKSGTTGAQFARDNEAEYGYEISQFEDSPSMFQEVSNGNADVLLEDYPVIAYAIAESDLALKTVGDRLTGDQYGIAVLKGENAELLEQINAGLQELRDSGEYDEILNKYIGE